Proteins from a single region of Pseudodesulfovibrio portus:
- a CDS encoding ANTAR domain-containing protein produces MTIVAVTTRPREIQEFLVELAGASRDEVEVETSGAGALERIRAYPPRLAVIDRDLPDFEALKLVVEIMKLSAMTLTAVVTDMEEDDFHEASEGYGVLKALPVDLKAEDAKVLVEVLLKV; encoded by the coding sequence ATGACCATCGTCGCCGTCACCACGCGCCCCAGGGAAATCCAGGAGTTCCTGGTGGAACTGGCTGGCGCGAGCAGGGACGAGGTCGAGGTCGAAACCTCCGGGGCCGGAGCCCTGGAGCGCATCAGGGCGTATCCGCCGCGCCTTGCGGTCATCGACAGGGACCTGCCGGACTTCGAAGCGCTCAAGCTGGTGGTGGAGATCATGAAGCTGTCGGCCATGACCCTGACCGCCGTGGTCACGGACATGGAAGAGGACGATTTCCATGAGGCCAGTGAAGGCTACGGGGTGCTCAAGGCCCTGCCCGTTGACCTGAAGGCTGAGGACGCCAAGGTTCTGGTTGAAGTTTTACTAAAGGTATAA
- a CDS encoding universal stress protein — MKITRILLPVDGSRMSDVAADMAIDLAGETGTVVLLHVRRTVPTGLGQPNANELLEYLTKGAEEVVAHYRDKLTKASVDFQELVVGGDVAEVVANVARVEKCDLIVMGSKGKSDLEGLFLGSVTHKVLQTTDKPVLVVK, encoded by the coding sequence ATGAAGATCACCCGTATACTGCTTCCCGTGGACGGTTCCCGCATGTCGGACGTTGCCGCCGACATGGCCATCGACCTGGCGGGCGAAACCGGGACCGTGGTCCTGCTGCACGTGCGCCGGACCGTGCCCACCGGCCTGGGCCAGCCCAACGCCAACGAGCTGCTGGAGTACCTGACCAAGGGGGCCGAGGAGGTCGTTGCCCACTACCGGGACAAGCTGACCAAGGCCTCCGTGGACTTCCAGGAACTGGTGGTGGGCGGCGACGTGGCCGAGGTCGTCGCCAACGTGGCCAGGGTGGAAAAGTGCGACCTCATCGTCATGGGGTCCAAGGGCAAGTCCGACCTGGAAGGGCTGTTCCTCGGGTCCGTGACCCACAAGGTGCTGCAGACCACCGACAAGCCTGTCCTGGTCGTGAAGTAG
- a CDS encoding GNAT family N-acetyltransferase, whose translation MNTPTDSPFRLLLARLSLPVRACMVHTAIECASHVVRALSFSEKETFGVRLAIEEAFLNGVDHYPDPPGEDETIELAFYVEGGSLVISVKDKGIPFDHEQAKRFSADDLTGVDGPGSEALLMHRFMDSVEVLTLGREGREIRLSKKIGSGSLPAELTEATPTPRKKKRTTVRDPLIRFARRADDMAEVCRLAWRCYGFTHEEMLYDPKLLTDKVLRGDFTSVIAIDRDSGAIIGHEGLKYHDPGTKVPELGLAFVDPAFRSPGLPEKMAQHLFDKAAQEGCKGIFDCSVTTHTFSQKGMHEMGARPCGLMLGIAASGMQAKELATSRQEKGSVVNHYFAFDRTPETIFIPERHEAMAREIYGWLDVPREFGPLRTAPASGVSSVRLNHLPDALNASIVSVDAIGADTVDEVAAMLNLCRKDRKDAVYAFIPTHDPASPGLVEQCERSGFSFAGVMPHVHDGADRILMQYVDIPLDLAAIKVFGDMTARLYDYVVGERDRVLVAR comes from the coding sequence ATGAATACACCCACTGACTCTCCTTTTCGGCTTCTGCTGGCCCGGCTCTCCCTCCCTGTGCGTGCCTGCATGGTCCATACGGCCATCGAATGTGCCAGCCATGTTGTCCGGGCGCTCTCCTTTTCCGAAAAGGAAACCTTCGGCGTCAGGCTGGCCATCGAAGAGGCCTTCCTCAACGGCGTGGACCACTACCCCGACCCGCCGGGCGAGGACGAAACCATCGAGTTGGCCTTTTATGTGGAGGGCGGCTCCCTGGTCATCTCGGTCAAGGACAAGGGCATACCGTTCGACCACGAGCAGGCGAAGCGGTTTTCCGCAGACGACCTGACCGGCGTGGACGGTCCCGGCTCCGAGGCGCTGCTCATGCACCGGTTCATGGATTCGGTGGAGGTCCTGACCCTCGGCAGGGAGGGCAGGGAGATTCGTCTGTCCAAGAAGATCGGTTCGGGAAGCCTGCCTGCGGAATTGACGGAAGCCACGCCGACGCCGAGGAAAAAGAAGCGGACAACGGTCAGGGACCCGCTGATCCGGTTCGCTCGCCGCGCCGACGACATGGCCGAAGTCTGTCGGCTGGCCTGGCGGTGCTACGGCTTCACCCACGAGGAGATGCTCTATGACCCCAAGCTGCTGACGGACAAGGTCTTGCGGGGCGACTTCACGTCCGTCATCGCCATCGACCGGGACAGCGGCGCCATCATCGGGCACGAGGGGCTCAAGTACCATGACCCGGGGACCAAGGTTCCCGAACTGGGGCTGGCTTTCGTTGATCCGGCCTTCCGCTCGCCGGGGCTGCCCGAGAAGATGGCCCAACACCTTTTCGACAAGGCCGCGCAGGAGGGCTGCAAGGGTATCTTCGATTGTTCAGTCACCACGCACACGTTCTCCCAGAAGGGCATGCACGAAATGGGCGCCCGCCCCTGCGGCCTGATGCTCGGCATCGCGGCCTCGGGCATGCAGGCCAAGGAACTGGCGACATCCAGGCAGGAAAAGGGCTCGGTGGTCAACCACTACTTCGCCTTTGACCGGACGCCCGAGACCATCTTCATCCCCGAACGGCACGAGGCCATGGCCAGGGAAATATACGGATGGCTGGACGTCCCCAGGGAATTCGGCCCTTTGAGGACCGCGCCCGCGTCGGGCGTCTCCTCGGTGCGGCTCAATCACCTCCCGGACGCGCTCAACGCAAGCATCGTCTCGGTGGACGCCATCGGCGCGGACACGGTGGACGAGGTGGCGGCCATGCTCAACCTGTGCCGCAAGGACCGCAAGGACGCCGTGTACGCGTTCATTCCCACCCACGACCCTGCCTCGCCGGGGCTGGTGGAGCAGTGCGAGCGGTCGGGTTTCTCTTTTGCCGGGGTCATGCCCCACGTCCACGACGGCGCCGACAGGATACTGATGCAGTACGTGGACATCCCCCTGGATTTGGCGGCGATCAAGGTCTTCGGCGACATGACGGCCCGGCTCTACGACTATGTGGTCGGGGAGCGGGATCGGGTCCTGGTAGCGCGCTGA
- a CDS encoding glycosyltransferase has protein sequence MNVVVIQGDARALLSVRTPLLSRLVELGHKVHALAPLADEDVVASIEELGVEHATYPLTRGRFSPLADLGTLLHLKQVLFRIKPDVVLCISHKPVTFGPMAARMTWVDHPKKIYALVTGLGYPFTEMSGWKRRVVHAYAKYFMGGGFSACHGIVFRNPEDREFFRAFGVLPGNAATTVIDEPLPAADLSVDGEAMAASTEALLSFMELI, from the coding sequence ATGAATGTCGTCGTGATCCAAGGTGACGCGCGCGCCCTGCTGTCGGTGCGCACGCCGCTCCTGTCGAGGCTGGTGGAACTGGGCCACAAGGTGCATGCCCTGGCACCCCTGGCGGACGAGGACGTGGTCGCGTCCATCGAGGAGCTGGGCGTGGAGCACGCCACCTATCCGCTGACGCGCGGACGATTCTCGCCCCTGGCCGACCTGGGGACCCTGCTCCACCTGAAACAGGTCCTGTTCCGCATCAAGCCCGATGTGGTCCTGTGCATCTCGCACAAGCCCGTGACCTTCGGGCCCATGGCGGCGCGCATGACCTGGGTGGACCATCCCAAGAAAATCTACGCCCTGGTCACGGGGCTGGGCTATCCGTTCACCGAGATGTCCGGCTGGAAGCGGCGGGTGGTCCACGCCTATGCCAAATACTTCATGGGCGGCGGATTTTCCGCCTGCCACGGCATCGTGTTCCGCAACCCGGAGGACCGGGAGTTCTTCCGCGCCTTCGGCGTCCTGCCCGGGAATGCGGCCACCACCGTCATCGACGAACCCCTGCCCGCAGCGGATCTTTCCGTGGACGGCGAGGCCATGGCCGCGTCAACCGAAGCGCTGCTCTCCTTCATGGAACTGATCTGA
- a CDS encoding putative rhamnosyl transferase, with product MNHHHFIITRFNVNIYDIEFPKRLEDTWLSLRFELFQKYCFPTVRAQLNQDFTWLVLFDEQTPARYRTFIDIYARYDNFVPVYCGPFQTIIPTVIARMKEIAPDAEWFLTTRLDNDDALSTGFVRCLHEVVDNLSEPGLKPSDTLYVNFPNGLQWCDGDFYDFEDLTNAFVSLLERRDDPHTVFWVDHPSIYDAAPVIQAKTAPLWLQVIHDMNVYNYVRGAKVDAAPLMRQFPCDFGSA from the coding sequence GTGAACCATCATCATTTCATCATCACCCGTTTCAACGTCAATATTTACGACATCGAGTTCCCAAAGCGGCTTGAGGACACCTGGCTGTCCCTGCGCTTCGAGTTGTTCCAGAAATACTGCTTTCCCACCGTACGGGCGCAGCTGAACCAGGATTTCACCTGGCTGGTCCTGTTCGACGAGCAGACCCCGGCCCGGTACCGGACCTTCATCGACATCTACGCCCGGTACGACAACTTCGTCCCGGTGTACTGCGGCCCGTTTCAAACCATCATCCCCACCGTCATCGCCCGCATGAAGGAAATCGCCCCGGACGCCGAGTGGTTCCTGACCACCAGGCTGGACAACGACGACGCCCTGTCCACAGGGTTTGTCCGGTGCCTGCACGAGGTGGTGGACAACCTGAGCGAACCCGGCCTGAAGCCCTCGGACACCCTGTACGTCAACTTCCCCAACGGCCTGCAGTGGTGCGACGGCGATTTCTACGACTTCGAGGACCTGACCAACGCCTTTGTCTCCCTGTTGGAACGGCGCGACGACCCGCACACGGTCTTCTGGGTCGACCACCCTTCCATCTACGACGCGGCCCCGGTCATCCAGGCCAAAACCGCGCCCCTGTGGCTCCAGGTCATCCACGACATGAACGTATACAATTATGTTCGCGGCGCGAAGGTGGACGCCGCACCCCTGATGCGGCAGTTTCCCTGCGATTTCGGCTCCGCTTGA
- a CDS encoding YifB family Mg chelatase-like AAA ATPase — protein MIAKVSCAALMGIDAFKVELEVDFSRSGMPAFTMVGLAEGAVRESKERVFSALRNCGYTVPPARITVNLAPADVRKEGSAYDLPLAIGILCAMEIISPEQAEGWFMAGELSLTGDLKSVSGVLPLALAARKENGKGIIVPAPNGREGAVVKDIPVIGATDLGQVVRMLLGEEDVEPTAVDIDTLWNERRTHRNDFGEVKGQEHAKRAIEIAAAGGHNLLFIGPPGSGKTMLAKRIPTVLPPLRFEEALEVTKIYSVAGLLQADRALMVTRPFRTPHHTISDVGLVGGGRYPQPGETSLAHRGVLFLDEMPEFKKNVLEVLRQPLEDGEVSISRSLMTLKYPADVMLVAAMNPCPCGYMSDDTHTCTCTPLAVQRYRGKISGPLLDRIDLHVDVPAVPYDDLKQSRSEVDSATMRSRIIAARDIQAARYADRHFSLNAELDGSALEEFCALTETEHGFLKQAVDSLGLSARAYTRVLRISRTIADLAGADTITADHLAEAINYRSMDRER, from the coding sequence ATGATCGCCAAAGTCTCCTGCGCCGCCTTGATGGGCATCGACGCCTTCAAGGTCGAACTCGAAGTCGATTTCTCCCGCTCCGGCATGCCCGCCTTCACCATGGTGGGCCTGGCCGAAGGCGCTGTCCGCGAATCCAAGGAACGGGTCTTCTCCGCCCTCAGGAACTGCGGCTACACCGTGCCGCCCGCGCGCATCACCGTGAACCTGGCTCCGGCGGACGTGCGCAAGGAAGGCAGCGCCTACGACCTGCCCCTGGCCATCGGCATCCTGTGCGCCATGGAGATTATTTCCCCGGAACAGGCCGAGGGATGGTTCATGGCGGGCGAGCTGTCCCTCACCGGGGACCTCAAGTCCGTGTCCGGCGTCCTGCCCCTGGCCCTGGCCGCGCGCAAGGAAAACGGCAAGGGCATCATCGTCCCGGCCCCCAACGGACGCGAAGGCGCGGTGGTCAAGGACATCCCGGTCATCGGGGCCACGGACCTCGGCCAGGTGGTGCGCATGCTGCTGGGCGAAGAGGACGTCGAGCCCACGGCCGTGGACATCGACACCCTGTGGAACGAGCGGAGGACCCACCGAAACGACTTCGGCGAGGTCAAGGGCCAGGAGCACGCCAAGCGGGCCATCGAGATCGCGGCGGCCGGCGGCCATAATCTTCTGTTCATCGGCCCGCCCGGCTCGGGCAAGACCATGCTGGCCAAACGCATCCCCACGGTGCTGCCTCCCCTGCGCTTCGAGGAAGCCCTGGAGGTGACCAAGATATATTCCGTGGCCGGGCTGCTCCAGGCGGACCGGGCGCTCATGGTCACCCGCCCCTTCCGCACGCCGCACCACACCATCTCCGACGTGGGGCTTGTGGGCGGCGGACGCTATCCCCAGCCGGGCGAGACGTCCCTGGCCCACCGGGGCGTCCTGTTCCTGGACGAGATGCCCGAGTTCAAGAAGAACGTGCTTGAGGTCCTGCGCCAGCCCCTGGAAGACGGCGAGGTGTCCATCTCCCGTTCGCTGATGACCCTCAAGTACCCGGCGGACGTCATGCTGGTGGCGGCCATGAACCCCTGCCCGTGCGGGTACATGTCCGACGACACCCACACCTGCACCTGCACCCCCCTGGCCGTGCAGCGCTACCGGGGCAAAATTTCCGGCCCCCTGCTGGACCGCATCGACCTGCACGTGGACGTGCCCGCCGTGCCCTACGACGACCTCAAGCAGTCCCGCTCCGAGGTGGATTCCGCCACCATGCGCAGCCGCATCATAGCCGCCCGCGACATCCAGGCCGCCCGCTACGCGGACCGCCACTTCTCCCTGAACGCCGAACTGGACGGCTCGGCCCTGGAAGAATTCTGCGCCCTGACCGAAACCGAACACGGTTTCCTCAAGCAGGCCGTGGACTCCCTGGGCCTGTCCGCCCGCGCATACACCCGCGTCCTGCGCATCAGCCGCACCATAGCCGACCTGGCCGGGGCGGACACCATCACCGCAGACCATCTGGCCGAGGCCATCAACTATAGAAGTATGGACCGGGAAAGATAA
- a CDS encoding helix-turn-helix domain-containing protein yields MADTYTHKDLARLCGVSETTIKSYRRKFPGFIPVLTRGKPIRFKGDAGEVCLKIRDCFAKGMSVNETRKVLKENFKENPPVRRARSAAPPAGDAASGGITQEYMEKFFETAGQMMQGMAGLATAQAKAEQRLRKVESVLTRLLEADATNREAMAVLLAQHPGESRQTEPVNSFTPPSEPEQRVRARKIVNVHSPEGAVESYALEKEEAEAVEFTSPPDAFLNTPIVIRNDQGEFLGVPGRLPLSGFLEILVREAEENGSSLSSWAREGEAWVYTIRSPGRDSHSLHFSTTTTPRGNLVVLFDRLDVNDRQTSPQFLQEFFRQVKDKV; encoded by the coding sequence ATGGCCGATACCTATACGCATAAAGACCTGGCCCGCCTGTGCGGCGTGTCCGAGACCACCATAAAGAGCTACCGCCGCAAGTTCCCCGGTTTCATTCCGGTTCTGACCAGGGGCAAGCCCATCCGGTTCAAGGGCGATGCCGGGGAGGTCTGCCTCAAGATTCGCGATTGTTTTGCCAAGGGCATGTCGGTCAACGAGACCCGCAAGGTCTTAAAGGAAAACTTTAAGGAAAATCCGCCCGTCCGCAGGGCGAGGTCCGCCGCGCCTCCCGCCGGGGATGCCGCTTCTGGTGGCATTACCCAGGAATACATGGAGAAGTTTTTCGAGACCGCCGGGCAGATGATGCAGGGCATGGCCGGGTTGGCCACGGCCCAGGCCAAGGCCGAGCAGCGGTTGAGAAAGGTCGAATCCGTGCTGACGCGGCTCCTCGAGGCCGACGCAACCAACCGGGAGGCCATGGCCGTTCTCCTCGCACAGCACCCCGGCGAATCCCGGCAGACCGAGCCGGTCAATTCCTTTACGCCGCCGTCCGAGCCGGAACAGCGGGTCCGCGCCCGCAAGATCGTCAACGTGCACAGCCCGGAAGGGGCAGTGGAATCCTACGCCCTGGAAAAGGAGGAGGCCGAAGCCGTCGAGTTCACGTCGCCGCCCGATGCGTTCCTGAACACCCCCATCGTCATCCGCAACGACCAGGGCGAGTTCCTGGGCGTACCCGGTCGGCTGCCTCTTTCCGGCTTTCTGGAAATCCTGGTCCGCGAGGCCGAGGAGAACGGGTCTTCGTTGAGCAGTTGGGCCCGGGAGGGCGAAGCGTGGGTCTATACCATCCGGTCGCCGGGCAGGGACTCCCACTCCCTCCACTTCTCCACCACCACCACGCCGCGCGGCAACCTGGTCGTCCTGTTCGACCGGCTCGACGTCAACGACCGGCAGACCTCGCCCCAGTTCCTCCAGGAGTTCTTCCGCCAGGTCAAGGACAAGGTCTAG
- a CDS encoding sensor histidine kinase: MIRKSLLAEILLYAGIMVLGTWLLVELDAFDRLYAFSRAHEDWELDEFILLIPVGIICLVLYSLKRSRELRARALELEKARKELAEIHEQLVEMDQTRERFIAVSCHELKSPLSGIVHSLSLLELGGDENERKEAVDLAKSAARELASLIDGVLEFARLSNNEQDNLNTFPPQRLLDSVRTLALLQAEAKQLQLQTTLDADVPDSLIGNEAGVRLAILNLVGNAIKYTESGHVSVHLSWDGKYLIATVTDTGIGIPQDKLESVFKPFRKVDMTGGAGVGLGLAIANRLVNSMGGTIFVSSSVGKGTQFTLRVPAEPA; the protein is encoded by the coding sequence ATGATTCGAAAATCTCTTCTGGCGGAAATCCTGCTCTATGCGGGCATCATGGTCCTGGGAACATGGCTGCTGGTAGAACTCGACGCATTCGACCGGCTGTACGCCTTCAGCCGGGCCCATGAGGACTGGGAACTCGACGAGTTCATTCTCCTTATCCCGGTCGGCATCATCTGCCTTGTCCTGTACTCCCTGAAACGGTCGCGAGAACTCCGCGCCAGGGCGCTTGAATTGGAAAAGGCCCGCAAAGAGCTGGCCGAAATCCACGAGCAACTGGTTGAAATGGACCAGACCAGGGAGCGGTTCATCGCGGTTTCCTGTCACGAGTTGAAGAGTCCGCTGAGCGGCATCGTTCACTCCCTGAGCCTTCTTGAGCTGGGCGGTGATGAAAACGAGCGCAAGGAAGCCGTCGATCTGGCCAAGTCCGCGGCACGGGAACTGGCGTCGCTCATTGACGGGGTGCTCGAATTCGCCCGCCTTTCCAACAATGAGCAGGACAACCTGAACACCTTCCCCCCGCAAAGGCTGCTCGATTCCGTCCGGACCCTGGCCCTCCTCCAGGCCGAGGCAAAGCAGTTGCAGTTGCAGACAACCCTGGACGCGGACGTCCCCGATTCTCTGATCGGCAACGAGGCGGGAGTGCGTCTCGCCATCCTGAACCTCGTGGGCAACGCCATCAAATACACCGAATCCGGACACGTTTCGGTCCACCTGTCATGGGACGGGAAATACCTGATCGCCACGGTGACCGATACCGGCATCGGCATACCCCAGGACAAACTGGAATCCGTTTTCAAGCCCTTCCGAAAGGTGGACATGACCGGCGGAGCGGGAGTCGGACTCGGGCTGGCCATCGCCAACCGCCTGGTGAACAGCATGGGCGGCACCATTTTCGTTTCCAGCTCGGTGGGAAAGGGGACCCAGTTCACCCTCCGCGTTCCGGCGGAACCGGCCTGA
- a CDS encoding methyl-accepting chemotaxis protein, translating to MGIRIKILGPLVVMALAMVAGGYFVLSTQFDGLQESFVSMTLQGKVEDAQQSIAKMSGNALEQAALFSRMPEVVRAFEVANQGDMTDPEDPEAQKAREMIRTALAPVFKGYEENIGSSFRAHFHLPTARSLVRVWREKQAKKNGKWVDISDDLSSFRNTVIDVNKTKKPIKGIEPGRGGFTIRGLAPVTAADGTHLGSVEVLIGFDSILKSMESSGLVKTLLYMDAALLPITTRLQDPAKNPVRAGKYVLVYGQDNTEIQELATDEFLARGMASTQVEMEGNAALGAFPVEDYRGKVIGTIVLATDIATQLDMVNAVLWVVGGIMAVLVAAPILIILFVLQRSVMRPIDDCAGIATQIASGDLRSVRCEDRKDEMGTILKAMQTMSGKLTHAISRTQSVAGDVAGECSRLASASDKLSQGANRQAAGLEEVAASMEQMSGSINQSAEIAAKTEKIASQAASNARTGGQAVERTVAAMKKIAEEITIIEEIARQTNLLALNAAIEAARAGEAGKGFAVVAAEVRKLAERSGSAAAGISELSSSSVSVAEEAGRLLAQMVPDIEKTAELIQEISAAASEQSAGVNQVSTALQDSDSVVQQNATAADEVASTAATLSSKAATLQEAISYFRVDTSQVCLAEESFEAARRERARLPEGSPEDDGFDRF from the coding sequence ATGGGCATTCGCATCAAGATTCTCGGTCCCCTTGTGGTGATGGCGCTGGCCATGGTCGCAGGCGGGTATTTCGTTCTCAGTACCCAGTTCGACGGGTTGCAGGAATCCTTTGTCTCCATGACCCTTCAGGGCAAGGTGGAGGACGCGCAGCAGTCCATCGCCAAGATGTCGGGCAACGCCCTGGAGCAGGCGGCCCTGTTCAGCCGTATGCCCGAGGTGGTCAGGGCCTTCGAGGTCGCCAACCAGGGAGACATGACCGACCCCGAAGACCCCGAGGCGCAAAAGGCGAGGGAGATGATCCGCACGGCCCTGGCCCCGGTCTTCAAGGGATACGAGGAAAACATCGGTTCTTCCTTCCGTGCCCATTTCCATCTGCCCACGGCCCGCAGCCTGGTTCGGGTCTGGCGTGAAAAACAGGCCAAGAAAAACGGCAAGTGGGTGGACATCTCCGACGACCTTTCCAGCTTCCGGAACACGGTCATCGACGTGAACAAGACCAAAAAGCCCATCAAGGGCATCGAGCCCGGGCGCGGTGGCTTCACCATTCGCGGCCTGGCCCCCGTGACCGCTGCCGACGGCACCCACCTCGGTTCCGTGGAGGTCCTGATCGGCTTCGATTCCATCCTCAAGTCCATGGAGTCGTCTGGCCTGGTCAAGACGCTGCTCTACATGGACGCGGCGCTGCTGCCCATTACCACCCGATTGCAGGACCCGGCCAAGAATCCGGTCCGGGCCGGCAAGTACGTGCTGGTCTACGGGCAGGACAACACCGAGATCCAGGAGCTGGCCACCGACGAATTTCTGGCCAGGGGCATGGCCTCCACCCAGGTGGAGATGGAAGGCAACGCAGCCTTGGGCGCCTTCCCCGTGGAGGATTACCGGGGCAAGGTGATCGGCACCATCGTCCTGGCCACGGACATCGCCACCCAGTTGGACATGGTCAACGCCGTCCTGTGGGTGGTGGGCGGCATCATGGCCGTCCTGGTGGCCGCGCCCATCCTGATCATCCTGTTCGTGCTCCAGCGTTCGGTCATGCGGCCCATCGACGATTGCGCCGGCATCGCCACCCAGATCGCTTCCGGCGACCTGCGTTCCGTGCGGTGCGAGGACCGCAAGGATGAGATGGGCACCATCCTGAAGGCCATGCAGACCATGAGCGGCAAGCTGACCCACGCCATCAGCCGCACCCAGTCCGTGGCCGGTGACGTGGCCGGGGAGTGCAGCCGTCTGGCCTCGGCCAGCGACAAGCTCTCCCAGGGAGCCAACCGCCAGGCCGCCGGCCTGGAAGAGGTGGCGGCCAGCATGGAGCAGATGTCCGGCTCCATCAATCAGTCTGCGGAAATCGCCGCCAAGACCGAGAAGATAGCCAGTCAGGCGGCCAGCAACGCCCGCACCGGCGGTCAGGCCGTGGAGCGCACCGTGGCCGCCATGAAGAAGATCGCCGAAGAGATCACCATCATCGAGGAGATCGCCAGGCAGACCAACCTGCTCGCCCTGAACGCGGCCATCGAGGCGGCGCGGGCGGGCGAGGCGGGCAAGGGTTTCGCCGTGGTCGCGGCCGAGGTCCGCAAGCTGGCCGAACGAAGCGGCAGCGCGGCGGCGGGCATCTCCGAGTTGTCCTCTTCCAGCGTGTCCGTGGCCGAGGAAGCGGGCCGACTGCTGGCCCAGATGGTCCCGGATATCGAGAAAACCGCCGAGCTCATTCAGGAAATATCGGCGGCGGCCAGCGAACAGAGCGCGGGCGTGAACCAGGTGTCCACCGCACTGCAGGATTCCGATTCGGTGGTCCAGCAGAACGCCACCGCTGCCGACGAGGTGGCTTCCACGGCGGCCACCCTTTCCTCCAAGGCGGCCACGCTTCAGGAAGCCATCAGTTACTTCAGGGTGGACACCTCCCAGGTCTGCCTGGCCGAGGAGTCCTTTGAGGCCGCCCGGCGTGAGCGGGCCCGGCTGCCTGAGGGCTCGCCCGAAGATGACGGATTTGATAGGTTTTGA
- a CDS encoding anti-phage dCTP deaminase, with amino-acid sequence MARSKRKVAKALTVKTENKLSSPSDHIDKRKTPELILAFCGPVGSGVSHVADITAKIFEEFKYDVESIKISNFIKKYYPEYNNKKIGEKNYSKRIQILQEGGNCLRDKYDNDILAQLSIQDIAEKRHDVNIIEEKQVVPKERRHITIIDSLKHPDEVRLLKKVYGEMFHLFGVLCPENTRANRLHIHKDISMEDASKIIEKDKSEKDGHGQQLLDTILYADFFIRNTERNNKELDSAIRRYCLQIMEDYTITPTHNEYAMFIAYASSLLSGCLSRQVGAAIVKDGDIIATGRNDVPKFGGGLYVCNDKNDQRCFQRRGEECSSDLYKNKILETIRHELGGLPSDLLENVYEKITDKTGIKSLIEFSRAIHAEMDAITTAARLGKNATQDAELFCTTYPCHHCARHIVAAGIKTVYYIEPYEKSLAFKLHDDSIDSGLDDGANKNDKLKILPFEGVAPRRFVQLFRFKNRKAIKKNQKPLTQRTPLADKIMDRYTDFEIYVLKYLEQTVKQRPESKQLNLPS; translated from the coding sequence ATGGCGAGATCAAAACGTAAGGTGGCAAAAGCACTCACAGTAAAGACCGAAAACAAATTATCCTCACCAAGCGATCACATCGACAAAAGAAAGACTCCTGAATTAATATTGGCCTTTTGTGGCCCTGTCGGGAGCGGCGTATCTCATGTGGCAGACATTACGGCCAAAATTTTTGAAGAGTTCAAATATGATGTTGAGTCTATTAAAATCAGCAATTTCATAAAAAAATACTACCCTGAATACAATAATAAAAAAATCGGTGAAAAAAACTACTCTAAACGAATCCAAATTCTACAAGAGGGTGGAAATTGCTTAAGAGATAAATATGACAACGATATTCTGGCTCAACTTTCAATTCAAGATATTGCAGAAAAAAGACACGATGTTAACATAATTGAAGAAAAACAGGTTGTGCCTAAAGAAAGAAGACATATAACAATCATTGATAGCTTAAAACACCCTGATGAAGTCAGACTTCTTAAAAAGGTTTATGGAGAGATGTTTCATCTTTTTGGTGTACTATGTCCAGAAAATACTAGAGCAAACAGACTACACATACATAAAGATATTTCGATGGAAGATGCTTCGAAAATCATTGAAAAAGATAAATCTGAAAAGGACGGACATGGTCAACAACTTCTAGATACCATCCTTTATGCAGATTTTTTTATTCGAAATACTGAAAGAAATAATAAAGAATTAGATTCTGCCATTCGAAGGTACTGTCTACAAATTATGGAAGACTACACAATAACACCGACCCATAATGAATACGCCATGTTTATCGCCTACGCATCCTCATTGCTATCAGGTTGCCTTTCTAGGCAAGTAGGAGCAGCCATTGTTAAAGATGGTGACATTATCGCCACAGGACGGAACGACGTCCCAAAATTTGGTGGAGGCTTATATGTTTGTAACGATAAAAATGATCAAAGATGCTTCCAAAGGAGAGGCGAAGAGTGTTCCAGCGACTTATATAAAAACAAAATACTTGAAACAATTAGACATGAACTAGGTGGACTCCCCTCAGACTTGCTTGAGAATGTATATGAAAAAATTACCGACAAAACAGGCATTAAAAGTTTGATTGAATTCTCACGGGCTATCCACGCTGAAATGGATGCCATAACAACTGCTGCTCGACTGGGGAAAAATGCAACCCAAGACGCTGAGTTGTTTTGTACCACATATCCGTGCCACCACTGTGCACGTCATATTGTGGCCGCAGGAATAAAAACTGTATACTACATAGAACCTTATGAAAAAAGTTTGGCTTTCAAACTCCACGATGATTCCATCGATTCCGGATTAGACGATGGTGCAAATAAAAATGATAAACTTAAAATATTACCTTTTGAGGGAGTAGCCCCAAGAAGGTTTGTCCAGCTATTTCGCTTCAAAAACAGAAAAGCAATTAAGAAAAACCAAAAACCATTGACACAACGGACGCCTTTGGCAGACAAAATAATGGATCGATATACTGACTTTGAAATTTATGTTTTGAAATATTTGGAGCAGACGGTGAAACAGAGGCCTGAGAGCAAGCAGTTAAACTTGCCCTCTTAG